The proteins below are encoded in one region of Ignavibacteriota bacterium:
- a CDS encoding phytoene/squalene synthase family protein encodes MSEHTPAYDRDDITLCREETRAHAKSFYFASHVLPREKRDAAYAVYAFCRLVDNTVDNAPDGDAAAITRALDTLRVLVDRAYEGDETLPPRFRALSIAVRANDVPKRYFQELIAGVEMDLTIKRFDTFTDLDLYCYHVASVVGLIMTHIFGATETSALRYAAALGTAMHLTNILRDVAEDLRLGRVYLPQDELRAFGITEDDLAAGTATPAFVRMMEFQARRARSYYRLAEHGLALLPDDGSRYCVRLMSNIYEGILDEIVRLEYNVFNRRAYVSTRKKLGIAVSSYMARVPRLLHGSGHSATLFAPGLGDDSLNPGNETVPGFAALQSSYNDTRESTEHMSERT; translated from the coding sequence ATGAGCGAGCACACACCGGCCTACGACCGGGATGATATCACACTGTGCAGGGAGGAGACGCGCGCGCACGCAAAGTCGTTCTACTTTGCCTCGCACGTCCTGCCGCGCGAAAAACGCGACGCCGCGTACGCCGTGTACGCCTTCTGCCGCCTGGTGGACAATACCGTCGACAACGCCCCCGATGGTGATGCCGCTGCCATCACACGCGCGCTTGACACATTGCGTGTGCTTGTGGACCGCGCGTACGAGGGGGACGAGACGCTGCCGCCGCGTTTCCGCGCCCTGTCGATCGCCGTCCGCGCCAATGACGTCCCGAAACGGTATTTCCAGGAACTGATCGCCGGCGTCGAGATGGATCTCACCATCAAACGATTCGACACTTTCACGGATCTGGACCTGTACTGTTACCACGTCGCGTCGGTGGTCGGACTCATCATGACACACATTTTTGGTGCGACCGAAACGTCCGCGCTGCGATACGCCGCGGCGCTCGGCACCGCGATGCACTTGACGAACATCCTTCGCGACGTCGCGGAGGATTTGCGGCTCGGTCGTGTGTATCTGCCGCAGGACGAACTCCGCGCCTTCGGCATCACGGAAGACGATCTTGCCGCGGGCACAGCAACTCCGGCCTTTGTGCGGATGATGGAATTCCAGGCGCGCCGCGCGCGCTCGTACTACCGGCTGGCGGAGCACGGACTCGCCCTGCTGCCCGACGACGGTTCGCGGTATTGCGTGCGCCTCATGAGCAACATTTACGAGGGCATTCTCGACGAGATCGTCCGGCTCGAGTACAACGTCTTCAATCGTCGTGCCTATGTGTCGACACGGAAAAAGCTGGGCATTGCGGTATCGAGTTACATGGCGCGTGTGCCCCGCCTCCTGCACGGATCGGGTCACTCCGCAACACTTTTTGCGCCCGGCCTCGGCGACGATTCTTTGAATCCCGGGAACGAGACCGTGCCGGGTTTCGCCGCGCTGCAGTCGTCGTACAACGACACGCGCGAGTCGACGGAGCACATGAGCGAGAGGACCTGA
- a CDS encoding sterol desaturase family protein → MNAVYFILAMTGSFLVMEFVSYLAHRYVYHGIGWRFHQSHHTKRHGIFEKNDVFPLFFATSTTAVMILSLQFELLSWLLPFSIGVSAYGVTYFLIHDIYVHRRSRHFRPRWSYLLKIKKAHAAHHRYGEEPYGLLLFSRRHLHPREKDVTVDEVV, encoded by the coding sequence ATGAACGCCGTGTATTTTATCCTCGCGATGACCGGCTCCTTCCTGGTGATGGAGTTTGTGTCGTATCTCGCGCACAGGTATGTGTACCACGGCATAGGGTGGCGCTTTCATCAGAGCCATCACACCAAGCGCCACGGCATCTTCGAGAAGAACGACGTGTTTCCGCTCTTTTTTGCGACGAGCACCACGGCTGTCATGATACTCTCGCTGCAGTTCGAATTACTCTCCTGGCTGCTGCCTTTCAGCATCGGCGTGTCGGCCTACGGTGTCACCTACTTCCTGATACACGACATCTACGTCCATCGGCGCAGCAGGCATTTCCGTCCGCGCTGGTCGTATTTGCTCAAGATAAAAAAGGCGCATGCGGCGCATCATCGTTACGGGGAAGAGCCCTACGGACTGCTGCTTTTTTCACGGAGGCACCTGCATCCGCGCGAGAAGGACGTGACTGTCGACGAGGTGGTATGA
- the crtI gene encoding phytoene desaturase has translation MKRIAVIGAGLGGLSAAIRLARAGHDVTVFEKNDSAGGKMHRLQLGAYTFDTGPTLVTMPFVLEELFRAAGEDPARHLTLRPLDPSCRYTFSDGSQLDTSNDMAELEARISAFSPSDAGAFTRFLRRGERIYNAAAQPFLFSGFGSWSMGDILRSMRHLPAVPRLDSGRTLHEAVAEAFHDERLRQLFDRFATYNGSSPFRAPATLAIIPYVEFAFGGWYVDGGLYEIARALHGVAERVGVSFRFDAEVRQITTERRSVRGVQLHDGSRHEADVVISNADASYTMQTLLRDTAGIPHTQWSALEPSLAGYIMYLGVKREYPQLAHHNIFFSRDYRREFAQLVDEGVPADEPTIYVSTSSRANPSHAPAGSMNLFVLVNAPALNGRVSWPAEKLRYRDIVLRRLEACGLDALEAHIEEEAIVTPDEFEARTHALHGSIYGSSSNNRFSAFLRPPNRSRHVRGLYFAGGTAHPGGGIPLVLLSGKIVAELIEGARD, from the coding sequence ATGAAACGGATCGCGGTCATCGGCGCGGGTCTCGGAGGCCTTTCCGCGGCGATCCGGCTTGCGCGGGCGGGGCATGATGTCACGGTGTTCGAGAAAAACGACAGTGCGGGCGGGAAGATGCACCGGCTGCAACTCGGTGCGTACACCTTCGACACGGGACCGACACTTGTCACCATGCCCTTTGTGCTCGAAGAGCTTTTTCGCGCGGCGGGTGAAGATCCCGCGCGGCACCTCACGCTGAGACCACTGGATCCGAGCTGCCGCTACACCTTCTCCGACGGTTCACAGCTCGACACGAGCAACGACATGGCGGAGCTCGAGGCCCGGATCAGCGCATTCAGTCCGTCGGATGCCGGCGCATTCACACGCTTCCTTCGTCGAGGGGAACGGATATACAACGCCGCCGCGCAGCCGTTTTTATTTTCCGGCTTCGGAAGCTGGAGCATGGGCGACATCCTGCGCAGCATGCGCCATCTGCCCGCCGTGCCGCGGCTCGATTCGGGACGCACCCTGCACGAGGCCGTGGCGGAAGCGTTTCACGACGAGCGCCTGCGGCAACTGTTCGACCGTTTCGCCACCTACAATGGTTCATCACCATTCCGCGCACCGGCCACACTGGCCATCATTCCCTATGTGGAATTCGCCTTCGGCGGATGGTATGTGGACGGCGGCCTGTACGAGATCGCACGCGCGCTGCACGGTGTGGCGGAACGCGTGGGTGTTTCGTTCCGCTTCGATGCGGAGGTGCGGCAGATCACAACGGAGCGCCGCTCCGTGCGGGGAGTGCAGTTGCACGACGGTTCGCGCCACGAGGCCGATGTGGTCATATCGAATGCCGATGCATCATACACGATGCAAACCCTCCTGCGCGACACCGCGGGCATTCCGCATACACAGTGGTCGGCGCTCGAACCGTCCCTCGCGGGATACATCATGTATCTCGGCGTGAAACGCGAGTATCCGCAGCTCGCGCACCACAACATCTTTTTCTCGCGCGACTACCGGCGCGAGTTTGCGCAGCTTGTGGACGAGGGAGTGCCGGCGGATGAACCCACGATCTACGTCTCCACGTCGTCACGCGCGAATCCGTCGCACGCGCCCGCGGGCTCGATGAATCTGTTTGTGCTGGTGAACGCGCCCGCGCTCAACGGACGCGTATCGTGGCCCGCGGAAAAACTGCGTTATCGCGACATCGTGCTTCGGCGCCTGGAGGCATGTGGTCTCGACGCCCTCGAAGCACACATCGAGGAGGAGGCGATAGTCACTCCCGACGAGTTCGAGGCGCGCACACACGCGTTACACGGATCGATTTACGGATCCTCGTCGAACAACCGCTTTTCGGCCTTCCTGCGGCCGCCCAACCGCTCACGTCATGTACGCGGACTCTACTTCGCCGGTGGCACGGCGCATCCGGGCGGCGGCATACCGCTGGTGTTGCTCTCAGGGAAAATCGTCGCAGAGTTGATCGAGGGCGCGCGTGATTAA
- a CDS encoding lysophospholipid acyltransferase family protein, with translation MIKAHKSRIFEALFDVYTTRLLKRSFHTIRLRADADLQASIRSAPLVLCPNHSSWWDALLPLYLARHVFHIDSYAMMEEEQLRRYPFFRRIGVFSVDRGRGRDALRSLEYAAGLLNAPGRALWLYPQGELRPHAVRPLHFLRGVDMLASAVPDALFVPMAFTYEFRHEQRPEIFISAGAAIAPTRGESLSAQLEQRVTALLDAMTQDLARSDIASFRYILRGRASKGSRLVETAAEGRGQ, from the coding sequence GTGATTAAAGCACACAAATCGCGGATCTTCGAGGCCTTGTTCGACGTGTACACCACACGGCTGCTGAAGCGCAGTTTCCATACGATTCGTCTGCGTGCGGACGCGGATCTTCAGGCGTCGATACGGTCCGCGCCGCTGGTGTTATGCCCGAATCACAGCAGTTGGTGGGATGCGCTTCTCCCGCTCTATCTCGCGCGGCATGTCTTCCACATCGATTCCTACGCGATGATGGAGGAGGAGCAGCTTCGACGATATCCGTTCTTCCGCCGCATCGGCGTCTTCTCCGTGGACCGCGGGCGCGGGCGCGACGCGTTGCGATCGCTCGAGTACGCGGCGGGTCTGCTGAACGCGCCGGGCCGCGCACTGTGGCTGTATCCGCAGGGCGAGCTGCGGCCGCATGCCGTGCGGCCCCTGCATTTCCTGCGCGGCGTGGATATGCTTGCTTCCGCGGTTCCTGATGCGCTCTTTGTTCCCATGGCGTTCACGTACGAATTCCGTCATGAACAAAGGCCCGAAATTTTTATCTCCGCCGGTGCGGCGATAGCGCCGACTCGCGGCGAATCCCTTTCGGCGCAACTCGAGCAGCGTGTCACCGCGTTGCTCGACGCAATGACGCAGGATCTCGCGCGATCCGACATCGCCTCATTTCGATACATTCTTCGCGGCCGTGCTTCGAAGGGCAGTCGGCTGGTGGAAACTGCCGCGGAGGGCCGCGGCCAATGA